The nucleotide sequence CAGGAAAACAGCTATCCGTCGTTGTGAATTTTGCAAAGATGTTGTAGATGTCTATTCACCTTCTATTTGGGCTGGTTGGTATCGAGGACACTACAGGGAATATAAGAAATCAACGATAAGCCATTGTAAGGATGTAGCACATTTTTTACACGTTGAGTGGGGTGCAGATAGTCATGCTAATCGTTTTAGTGAAGATCCTTACCGCGGGTTAGAAAACCTTGCAACAGGAACAGGTACTGATGAGAGGGATAATGATGCTTCTTTGTTTGGTGGTATTGCGAGGGCTTCGAAAGATGGAAATTGGTCAGAGAACTATGCATGCGATCTTTTCGATTGGACGCTGAAGGAACAATTAACCATGCCTGACCTGACAGGAAGTGCTTTTTGGCCTTTCAAAGATTTTGCGACGCCTTTACGAAAAGATAATCCCATTCCCTATGTCAATCAAAAAGGAGTTGTCCAACGCGATTTAACGAAGAAAGAAACCTATTATGTAGTACAGTCTTACTGGAGTGACAATCCAATGGTCAGACTCTTTGGTCATGGATGGACAATAAGATGGGGTTCAGAAGGCGAACAAAAAGAATTTAGGGCATATTCCAATTGTCCAAGAGCGGAACTTTTCTTGGATGGGAGAAGTCTCGGTGAAAGAGAAAGAAACACCGAGGATTTCCCGGCAGCCGGACTACGATGGAATGCAGAACTAACAGCAGGATCGCACGCAATAGTAGTGAAAGCCTATTATGGTAATGAAGTCTTTGAAGATGGCTATAATTTTATGTATCAAAGCGAGCAATGGGGAAAACCAGCAGCCATCAGATCGCAATTCCGCGCGTCTGACCAGCATACGATTCTTTGGGAAATTGAGGTAGTCGATTCACAAAATAGACGCTGTCTAGATTTCGATAAGAGAGTGTACTTTAGTGCTGCAGGAAATTCTCCCCTCATCACAGAAATGGGAACTGCAACCGGATCACGAATCATTGAATGTGCAAATGGGAGAGCCTCCATTGCATTGCAGAACATCAATACTCCCTCTGTGTTGGCAGCATGGATAAAAGGGCTACCTTTATGCTTTGAGCAATATCCAACCAGAGAATGAGAGAAAACCTAATCTGAAAGATGATTATCCACATCCAAGTAGGTGGTATCCTGGGTATCAAGGTACCGGGCTTACAATTGCAGTTGCTTGACCGATGAGTATTGGATTCTCTTCTTAGTTATCGTATAAGGCTGCTATACGATAAACCCGACGCTTCATCTCCATACGGATATGCATGGGTTCCAAACACTCGCAGGCATCTCCAAAACTGAGTAGGATATTGTAATAGTAATCATTCTCTATGAAGGGAAAATCAACAAGGTAATGCTCTTCCCCATCTGGCGAAATCTGTTCAGATGTACAAAAATCAAGCACTCGTTCCTTAGCTGATGCATGAATACGTATCTTGATTGGGTTATGCATCATTTCCAAGGTATCTGAAAAATCCAACTGTGGTTCATGATACGCTCGTGGAATAAAGCGCTCTTCAGATATCTGCAAATCAGAAATACGTGATACCCTGAACAGCCGATAGTCAGTTCTTCTACGACAGTACCCATGGACATACCACCTACTACCCTTCAATACCAATTGGTATGGCTCAGCTGTGCGTGTGGTTGTATTACCATAGCGGTCTGCATAGATGAAGGAAAGCAGCTTGTTTTCCTGTATGGCTGTTTTAATTACTTCTAGATATGGTTGTATATTCCTGTTGCCCATCCACGGACTCAAGTCGATGTGTATCTGATTTGCTTTCAGTGCAATCTCTTTCGCCCTATCAGGAGGAATGAAACTTTTCACTTTCACAAGGGCATTAACCATCTCATCACCTCGTATCATGCCGGAAAGACTGGATAGCCCCATCAAGATAGAGGAAAGGTCGGTAGTCGAGAAAACCTTCCGATCGACCTTGTATCCCGGCATGATCTCAAAACCGCCACCCACTCCCGAAACTGAACGTATAGGAATCCCTGCCATTGCGATTGCATCAATGTCACGATAGATTGTTCGTAGTGAAACCTCAAACAAAGTTGCCAACTCCTGCGCACCGATACGGTTTTTATCAAGGAGTATCATTATTATGCTTACAAGCCTGTCAACTTTCATCTGATTGCAATTTTCCTGTTGGTTGTATAGGTATTGTGAATTGTTGCCACACTGTTGTCAATAATTGCATTCTATAGTGATAACAACAAAGCAACCTACAGGGGGATCCACTATGCAAAAGAAAGCCTTGGTCGTAATCGATATCCAAAATGACATAACAAAAAATTACAAGCATGTTATTGGCAATATCAATAAAGCAATCGATTGGGCTATAGCAACTCATACTCATGTTGTGTATATAAAGCATGAAAACCTATCGGACGGAACGAGGACATTCAAGAGAGGAACACGTGGGGCCGAATTAGCTCCAGACTTGAACATAGTATCAGAAAATATATTTACCAAATACAAAGGGAATGCCTTAACCTGTGAAGCTTTCTCAAACTTCATTACTGCAAAAGGAATAAGAGAGTTCTATATAACAGGAGCAGATGCTGTCGCTTGCGTTAAGTCAACATGCTACAACCTTTGCAAGGCACAGTACGAAGTCAAGGTACTATCAGATTGCATCACCAGTTATGATACAAGGAAAATTGACGAGATGCTGCATTACTATGAGAGCAAAGGTTGTAAGATCTTTTCATTGAAAGACTTGCCTTCTAACCATATATAAAAATCGTAAAAACCTTGCTAGATGCAGTTAATCAAGAAAACTGCTAATGACTATTCATGACTTAAGCAAGCCAAGAATATTCTTGGTATCTATCCTCATCTTTAGTGAAGATGAGGGCCTTTTCATGGTGGATGAGAATATACTTTAGCGATAACCCAATACTTACTAGATACTCTCTCTGATTGCTATACAACAACAATATATGGACTTATTGGGATTCCACGTGCTACACCCATACCCAATCATAGTATGAAGTAAGTTGGTTACCAGTATGGCAAATTCAACTGAAGTGAAAGAATTGCAAAACAAAAAAGTACCTAACTTTGAGCGTTTACATTAGCAGAAAGCGCAATATAATTAGTCCCGAGAGTAAAAACCTTTTGCTATGAGAGACTTGACACAGGCCGCTGGACGCATGTAGCTTACCTAGAACAGTTGCGTATGCAATAATTGTATATGCAACAATAAAACTAGGAGAAATACCGATGTTTATGAAAGACATCTCTGCAGTGACGCGTTACTGGTATGCCTACACACATCAGAGCCTTAAGGAAATTCATCTTGCAGGTTCTGAACATTCTGTCATCATGTATCTTTCGCAACAGGAAAGCGTGAATCAAGATGCTATTTCGGAACATCTTGCTTTGGATAAAGGAACGATTGCAAGGACACTGACGAAACTTGAGGAAAAGAACCTGGTTACCAGGGTAGTAAATAACAATAACCGCAGGGAGAATCTAGTCTCGCTCACCCCATATGGTCAATCTAAAGTGGATGCCGTCATGCAAGTATCGGAAAATTGGGACACACAGGTGATGCAGGGTATCGATGCTGCTCAACAGGAAATGTTTATTACAATATTGAGTAAGATCACGAAGAATGCAAAAAATCTTACACATACAGTGAAGGATAATACGATACATGAATACTGACCGAACCAAGCTTCTAGGTGAAGCACCGGTACGCAAAGCAATCTTTGTCATGGCGACACCGGTTGTTGCAGGAATGATGGTCCAGGTTCTTTATAACCTGGTAGATACCTTTTTTATTGGGCGGTTGGGCGACCCCAACCAATTGGCAGCTGCTAATCTGGCGATGCCTGTATTAGTCCTTATGATGGCCATCGCAGGAATCATCGGAACAGGGGCTGCTTCCTATATCTCACGCTGTCTTGGAGAGAGCAGGAACGAACAAGCTGCAAAAACCCTTGCAACCGGAGTTGTCCTCAGTGTCATTATTGGACTGGTGGTTACCATCCTTGGTGTGATATTCCTCAAGCCATTGATCACTCTTCTCGGGGCAAGTATCGATACATTCCCGTATGCATATACCTATGTATTGGTTCTTATCATCGGCACGATACCGATTATGGGTAACTATGCTATCGGACAACTTCTACGAGCAGAAGGCGATGCTATGGGGTCTATGTTTGGAATGTTCTTGGGAACAGTTCTGAATATTGTGCTGGATCCACTATTCATATTTGTGTTCGAAATGGGGGTGGGAGGAGCAGCTATCGCTACGGTTCTTGGAAATACAGGGTCGCTACTCTTTTACTTTTTCCGCTATAACAGCGGAAAAACACTTCTTAAAATCAATCTAAAGCTGATTTCATTTGAAAAAGTCTTCATGCGTGAGATTTTCACCATAGGTATTCCAGCATCACTCAGCCAAGCTTTCATGGCAATCTCTATGACTTTCCTCAACAATATGGCCGCTGGGTATGGCGATACGATAGTAGCGAGTCTTGGGGTTTCTCTACGAATTATCACAATCGGGACTTTCATCTTCATGGGAATAGCTGCTGGTTGTCAACCTTTGGTAGGATTCAATTTTGGGAGTAAAAACCTAAAACGTGTAAAAAGTATCATCCTCAATGGCATGTCTATCACGACCATTATCGGACTCCTGCTTGGAGGGCTGATCTGGATATTTGCCCGTCCGATTATTGGGGTTTTCTCATCAACTGAAGAGGTTCAAAATTTTGGTATGATAATTCTCCGAGCTTTGGTCATCTCTCTACCATTTGTAGGAGGACAGATGCTCAACACTGTCACAGTCCAGGCCATGGGAAAAGCAATCCCCTCATTGTTCCTGTCCATCTCTCGTCAAGGAATTATCTTTATCCCTCTGCTTTTCTTACTGAACACTCTCTTTGGTTTCAATGGATTCATCTATGCCCAACCAATCACGGATATCATTATGCTCTTGATCTCAC is from uncultured Sphaerochaeta sp. and encodes:
- a CDS encoding YafY family protein yields the protein MKVDRLVSIIMILLDKNRIGAQELATLFEVSLRTIYRDIDAIAMAGIPIRSVSGVGGGFEIMPGYKVDRKVFSTTDLSSILMGLSSLSGMIRGDEMVNALVKVKSFIPPDRAKEIALKANQIHIDLSPWMGNRNIQPYLEVIKTAIQENKLLSFIYADRYGNTTTRTAEPYQLVLKGSRWYVHGYCRRRTDYRLFRVSRISDLQISEERFIPRAYHEPQLDFSDTLEMMHNPIKIRIHASAKERVLDFCTSEQISPDGEEHYLVDFPFIENDYYYNILLSFGDACECLEPMHIRMEMKRRVYRIAALYDN
- a CDS encoding isochorismatase family cysteine hydrolase translates to MQKKALVVIDIQNDITKNYKHVIGNINKAIDWAIATHTHVVYIKHENLSDGTRTFKRGTRGAELAPDLNIVSENIFTKYKGNALTCEAFSNFITAKGIREFYITGADAVACVKSTCYNLCKAQYEVKVLSDCITSYDTRKIDEMLHYYESKGCKIFSLKDLPSNHI
- a CDS encoding MarR family winged helix-turn-helix transcriptional regulator; this encodes MFMKDISAVTRYWYAYTHQSLKEIHLAGSEHSVIMYLSQQESVNQDAISEHLALDKGTIARTLTKLEEKNLVTRVVNNNNRRENLVSLTPYGQSKVDAVMQVSENWDTQVMQGIDAAQQEMFITILSKITKNAKNLTHTVKDNTIHEY
- a CDS encoding MATE family efflux transporter — protein: MNTDRTKLLGEAPVRKAIFVMATPVVAGMMVQVLYNLVDTFFIGRLGDPNQLAAANLAMPVLVLMMAIAGIIGTGAASYISRCLGESRNEQAAKTLATGVVLSVIIGLVVTILGVIFLKPLITLLGASIDTFPYAYTYVLVLIIGTIPIMGNYAIGQLLRAEGDAMGSMFGMFLGTVLNIVLDPLFIFVFEMGVGGAAIATVLGNTGSLLFYFFRYNSGKTLLKINLKLISFEKVFMREIFTIGIPASLSQAFMAISMTFLNNMAAGYGDTIVASLGVSLRIITIGTFIFMGIAAGCQPLVGFNFGSKNLKRVKSIILNGMSITTIIGLLLGGLIWIFARPIIGVFSSTEEVQNFGMIILRALVISLPFVGGQMLNTVTVQAMGKAIPSLFLSISRQGIIFIPLLFLLNTLFGFNGFIYAQPITDIIMLLISLVLVSQILRKSNPNRKVDALPAQDTIVSKESIDC